The DNA segment AGAGCGATTATCTATGGTGCAGGAATGAGTTGGTTGATTGTATTATTAATCTTCTTGTTAGACTTATTGATCAAAGATTATTTATGGTGTGGGTACTTATGTCCTTTAGGAGGTTTTTACAGTGCTCTATCGCATAAATCAGTAGTAAAGATCTATCACGATGTAGACAATTGCGATAAAGATTGTGTAGAATGTAAAAAAGTATGTCCTGAAGTTCAGGTCATGGATATTATTAAAAAAGAAAAAGGAGTCATAAAATCAGGTGAATGTACCAATTGTGGAAGATGTATAGAGAGTTGTAATTATAAAGCATTAAAATTTTCAATTTTTAAAAAAACTAAGTCATGAACAAATATTTTTTAGCAGCAATCGTAGGATTATTCGTTTTAGGGATCTATTCTTGTAAAGATGGTTCAAAAACTTCCAAAGAAGTGAAAGTTAGTACCGGTGATGAATTAATCGGTGATAATGTCGAAATTGGCGATAAGGCCTATTATGACGAAACACCTGAAGATGAAAGTACAGGTATGGATCGTGCATTTGAGAATGCACCTCCTCTTATCCCTCACACTGTTAAAGGGATGGAAGATATTCATATGAATGATAATGAATGTTTATTATGTCATATGCCTGATAAAGCAGAAAATGAGAATGCTACACCAATTCCGAAATCTCACTTTATGGATTATCGTCCTAAGATAACTCAACAAGGAGAACAATTACTCGTCGATGCCGAAGAGAATGAAGTTGTGCAAGCAGATAATGCCGGAAAATTAGATAACTCCAGATTCTTTTGTAACCAATGTCATGTGCCTCAAACAGATGCGACACTTTTAGTTGGAAATGTTTTTAAACCTAGCTTTAGAAAGAGCTCTGATAAATCAAAATCTAATTTAGATAAGAATATCGGAGAGGGTGTTAAGTAATTATCAGATTTAAACAGTTATATGAATTTATCTAGTATTATTGTTCAAGTAAGTCCAAAATATCTCGATGATGTAATTAAGAGCATCACTGAGAGTGACTTATGGGAATACCATTTGCATGATGATAAAGGGAGAATTATTGTCACTATCGAAGGTGAAAATGCAGAAGAAGAAGTGTCAAAACTACAAGAACTCCAAGCATTGAAACATGTTGTTTCGGCTGAAATGGCATTTGCCTATAGTGCCGATGAGCTTGAAAAAGCAAGAGAAAAGTTAGACGACAATCAGAAATTACCTAAATGGCTTAATAATCCTAATGCCAATCTCAGTGATATTAAATATGGTGGCGATCTTAAAGGAAAATACTAATACCATTAACATAAAAATAACCAAATTCAATAAATAACAAACACTAAATTAAATACAGAAATTATGAAACAAATATTTTTATCAATTATGATGCTTGTATTATTTGCAAGCCCAATGCTAGCTCAGCAATTTGACTTATCTGCTGAGATTAGACCACGTTTTGAAAGCAATCACGGATACAAAAAATTAATTGGTACAGATGCAACAGGAACAAATGCCATTTCACAACGGTCTCGATTGAACTTTTTCTATAAGCAGGACAAGATAAAACTCGGTATCACTTTACAAAACGTAAGAACCTGGGGAGATATTAGCACACTTGCTTCTGCTGACATAAACGGCACCGCACTGCACCAAGCATGGGCTTCTGTTAGCCTTTTGGATAATCTTTGTCTTAAACTTGGGCGTCAGGAAATTGTATACGATGACCACCGTATTTTTGGTAGTGTAGGTTGG comes from the Bacteroidota bacterium genome and includes:
- a CDS encoding nitrate reductase cytochrome c-type subunit translates to MNKYFLAAIVGLFVLGIYSCKDGSKTSKEVKVSTGDELIGDNVEIGDKAYYDETPEDESTGMDRAFENAPPLIPHTVKGMEDIHMNDNECLLCHMPDKAENENATPIPKSHFMDYRPKITQQGEQLLVDAEENEVVQADNAGKLDNSRFFCNQCHVPQTDATLLVGNVFKPSFRKSSDKSKSNLDKNIGEGVK
- a CDS encoding chaperone NapD; the encoded protein is MNLSSIIVQVSPKYLDDVIKSITESDLWEYHLHDDKGRIIVTIEGENAEEEVSKLQELQALKHVVSAEMAFAYSADELEKAREKLDDNQKLPKWLNNPNANLSDIKYGGDLKGKY